The following are encoded in a window of Mycobacterium sp. ELW1 genomic DNA:
- a CDS encoding TetR family transcriptional regulator encodes MLNVTAAMTPKGERRRYALISAAAELLREGGFEAVRHRSVARRAGLPLASTTYYFSSLDDLVLKAVEYICAVETAQLRARVDALPRRRRGAEAIADVLVDLLVGDPDGEASSEELISRYERYIACARHPELREIQHRLAQQRVDAVVSAMARSGRNMRTDLVTALVNAVDGSVVSALVSDGDGPREVARATVMDVIDVLVPIDERTVRV; translated from the coding sequence TTGCTGAACGTGACGGCAGCGATGACGCCCAAAGGCGAGCGGCGACGGTACGCGCTGATCAGCGCTGCCGCCGAGCTGCTTCGCGAAGGCGGATTCGAAGCGGTGCGCCATCGTTCGGTGGCGCGTCGCGCAGGGTTGCCGCTGGCGTCCACCACCTACTACTTCTCCTCGCTGGACGACCTGGTGCTCAAGGCCGTCGAGTACATCTGTGCGGTGGAAACCGCGCAATTGCGGGCCCGGGTGGACGCACTCCCGCGTCGGCGGCGTGGTGCTGAGGCCATCGCCGACGTATTGGTCGACCTGCTGGTCGGCGATCCCGACGGGGAGGCGAGCAGCGAAGAACTGATCTCCCGGTATGAGCGCTACATCGCCTGCGCCCGGCACCCCGAGCTGCGCGAAATCCAGCACCGGCTGGCCCAGCAGCGGGTCGATGCCGTGGTGTCGGCCATGGCGCGATCGGGGCGCAATATGCGGACCGATCTGGTGACGGCTCTGGTCAACGCCGTGGACGGTTCGGTGGTCTCGGCTCTGGTCAGCGACGGCGACGGTCCGCGAGAGGTGGCCAGGGCCACGGTGATGGACGTGATCGACGTGTTGGTCCCGATCGACGAGCGCACTGTCCGGGTCTGA
- a CDS encoding alpha/beta hydrolase-fold protein — MARMANLSRRAVLRLGAGAVAGAAGAFAAGRALQSATQLAGPDVAMTGVGAPLAPPAPLEPPAAGAAAPTMVTGSFVSAARGGVSTNWAIARPPGQTAPLRPVIALHGKGQDAAGVMAGGVEQGLAQAVAAGLPPFAVVAVDGGGSYWHQRASGEDSGKMVLDELIPMLGSQGLDTSRVAFLGWSMGGYGALLLGARLGPARTAAITAVSPALWLSSGAAAPGAFDGPDDFAANTVFGLPALASIPIRIDCGNSDPFYSATKQFIAQLPNPPAGGFSPGGHDGGYWSSQLPGEIAWMAPLLTA; from the coding sequence ATGGCCCGCATGGCGAATCTGAGCCGTCGCGCAGTTCTGCGACTCGGCGCCGGAGCCGTTGCAGGTGCCGCCGGTGCCTTCGCTGCCGGCCGCGCCCTGCAATCCGCGACTCAGCTCGCGGGGCCGGACGTCGCGATGACCGGCGTCGGCGCTCCCCTGGCACCGCCCGCCCCGCTGGAGCCGCCCGCTGCGGGCGCCGCCGCCCCCACGATGGTCACCGGTTCGTTCGTCTCGGCAGCGCGCGGCGGGGTCAGCACCAACTGGGCCATCGCCCGCCCGCCCGGGCAGACCGCACCGTTGCGGCCGGTCATCGCGTTGCACGGCAAGGGTCAGGACGCCGCGGGTGTGATGGCCGGTGGCGTCGAGCAGGGCCTGGCGCAAGCGGTTGCGGCCGGACTGCCGCCGTTCGCGGTGGTCGCCGTCGACGGTGGCGGCAGCTATTGGCACCAGCGGGCCTCGGGTGAGGACTCCGGGAAGATGGTGCTCGACGAGCTGATCCCGATGCTCGGCAGCCAAGGCCTGGACACCTCTCGGGTGGCGTTCCTGGGATGGTCGATGGGCGGCTACGGGGCACTGCTGCTGGGGGCGCGCCTCGGACCGGCCCGCACGGCCGCGATCACCGCGGTCAGCCCGGCCCTGTGGCTGTCGTCGGGTGCGGCGGCACCCGGTGCGTTCGACGGCCCCGACGACTTTGCCGCCAACACCGTGTTCGGCCTGCCTGCGCTGGCGTCGATCCCGATCCGGATCGACTGCGGCAACAGCGACCCGTTCTATTCAGCAACCAAGCAGTTCATCGCCCAGCTGCCCAACCCGCCGGCCGGCGGGTTCTCGCCCGGCGGCCACGACGGCGGTTACTGGAGTTCGCAGCTGCCCGGCGAAATCGCGTGGATGGCGCCGCTACTCACCGCCTGA
- the relZ gene encoding bifunctional ribonuclease/(p)ppGpp synthase, protein MHFVGLDLAWGERKPTGVAALDDDGRLVHIATAQDDSSILEEVRPFVDGPCLVAIDAPLIVTNATGQRGCETDLNRDFAKFEAGAHPSNMGKPEFAGTPRGARIAEALGLDMDPNSRASRRAIEVYPHPATVVLFRLGRTLKYKQKQGRSLPQLRTELLRLMDEIERLAHATVPLRVGDHPEWIAMRATVENAQRKSELRRAEDPIDAVVCAYVGMYATQRPGSVTTYGDFATGYIVTPTLPPDLTPTPPEPMPGVVGDAVAQYAERRPALVATTEHYLALVTRLLDDAGINYLSVTARTKSVASFAAKADRSSNGQRLYTDPSSQITDQVGLRVITYLREDVTAVGTLLSEEFDVLTDLDMGQVTAREGRWGYASRHMLIANDAETQPASVQIRTVLQHAWAEFEHDIRYKGTVPEQDAAELDRRFTLAAGLLELADREFTEIRDRLRTSMAEVRSPNTAEAGIATPVLATYLGHRFPEAGWSRTEHYGWMAALLVDLGILTLDALEELLTNVDTDAVNKKMDYRFPAGAVRRLDDALLATFADRYVGLPGNAHRVALLQNRLARLQAPAN, encoded by the coding sequence ATGCACTTTGTCGGCCTGGATCTGGCCTGGGGCGAACGCAAGCCGACGGGCGTCGCCGCACTCGACGACGACGGACGGCTCGTCCATATCGCCACCGCACAAGACGATTCGAGCATCCTCGAGGAGGTTCGCCCGTTTGTCGACGGACCCTGCCTGGTCGCCATCGACGCTCCGCTCATCGTGACCAACGCGACCGGCCAGCGTGGCTGCGAGACGGACCTGAACCGCGACTTCGCCAAATTCGAGGCCGGCGCGCACCCGTCGAACATGGGTAAGCCCGAGTTCGCCGGAACCCCGCGCGGCGCGCGGATCGCCGAAGCACTCGGCCTGGACATGGACCCGAACTCACGGGCGTCGCGGCGGGCCATCGAGGTCTATCCGCATCCGGCCACGGTGGTGCTGTTCCGGCTGGGCCGCACGCTGAAGTACAAGCAGAAGCAGGGCCGCAGCCTGCCCCAACTGCGCACCGAGCTGCTGAGGTTGATGGACGAGATCGAGCGACTCGCCCACGCCACGGTGCCGCTACGGGTCGGCGATCACCCGGAGTGGATCGCCATGCGCGCCACCGTCGAGAACGCCCAGCGCAAAAGCGAATTGCGCCGCGCGGAGGACCCGATCGACGCGGTCGTGTGCGCCTACGTCGGGATGTACGCCACCCAGCGGCCGGGTTCGGTGACCACCTACGGAGACTTCGCCACCGGCTACATCGTCACGCCGACACTGCCGCCGGATCTGACACCCACGCCGCCGGAACCCATGCCCGGTGTGGTCGGTGACGCCGTCGCCCAGTACGCCGAGCGACGCCCCGCCTTGGTCGCCACCACCGAGCACTACCTCGCGCTGGTCACGCGTCTGCTCGATGATGCGGGCATCAACTACCTCAGCGTGACGGCCCGCACCAAGAGCGTCGCGTCGTTCGCGGCCAAGGCCGATCGCAGCAGCAACGGCCAGCGGCTCTACACGGACCCGTCCTCGCAGATCACCGACCAGGTCGGCCTGCGGGTCATCACCTACCTCCGCGAGGACGTCACCGCCGTGGGCACCCTGTTGTCCGAGGAATTCGACGTGTTGACCGACCTCGACATGGGGCAGGTGACGGCCCGCGAGGGCCGGTGGGGGTACGCCAGCAGGCACATGCTGATCGCCAATGACGCTGAGACGCAGCCGGCCTCGGTCCAGATACGTACCGTCCTGCAACATGCGTGGGCGGAGTTCGAACACGACATCCGGTACAAGGGAACGGTCCCCGAGCAGGACGCCGCGGAGCTCGACCGCCGGTTCACCCTGGCCGCGGGCCTGCTCGAGTTGGCCGACCGCGAGTTCACCGAGATCCGTGACCGATTGCGCACGTCCATGGCCGAAGTCCGCAGCCCGAACACGGCGGAGGCGGGCATCGCGACGCCGGTGCTGGCCACCTACCTGGGGCACCGCTTTCCCGAAGCCGGCTGGTCGCGAACCGAGCATTACGGCTGGATGGCGGCGCTGCTCGTCGACCTGGGCATCCTCACCCTTGACGCCCTCGAGGAGCTGTTGACCAATGTCGACACCGATGCCGTCAACAAGAAGATGGACTACCGCTTCCCGGCGGGTGCGGTGCGACGCCTGGACGATGCACTACTGGCCACGTTCGCCGACCGCTACGTCGGCCTGCCGGGCAACGCGCATCGGGTGGCGCTGCTGCAGAACCGGCTCGCGCGGTTGCAGGCCCCGGCGAACTGA
- a CDS encoding SDR family NAD(P)-dependent oxidoreductase yields MDLSGLARPATELLDGVMDRALVLGYTKIGSGLRRHWWAADADPQALLGKRVVIAGATAGIGLEMARSFAALGATVHLLGRNPEKVETSCAAIRESVPGAHVVGEVCDVSDLDAVRDWTTDFADRVPALNGLVHNAGLMPKDRVLSPQGHEVQLATHVLGPHLMTERLLPLLRAAGGASVVWVSSGGMYGSPLVVDDLEFRSGYNGVRAYARTKKMQVVLADSWARRLAGTDIRVESMHPGWVDTPGVAEYLPRFRILTRPLLRDVADGADTAVWLVATRPESTPGHFWHDRRQRPTTFGWQRHENPAKVRRLLEQVSRLTGTSDEWTGLRA; encoded by the coding sequence ATGGATCTATCCGGGCTCGCACGGCCGGCTACGGAACTGCTCGACGGCGTGATGGACCGGGCGTTGGTCCTGGGCTACACCAAAATCGGTTCGGGGCTGCGCAGGCACTGGTGGGCCGCCGACGCCGACCCGCAGGCTCTGCTGGGCAAACGGGTGGTGATCGCGGGCGCGACGGCCGGCATCGGTCTGGAGATGGCACGCTCATTCGCCGCGCTCGGTGCGACGGTCCACCTGCTGGGCCGCAACCCCGAGAAAGTGGAGACATCGTGCGCGGCGATCCGGGAATCGGTGCCCGGCGCCCACGTGGTGGGCGAGGTGTGCGATGTCTCGGACCTCGATGCCGTGCGGGACTGGACAACCGACTTCGCCGACCGGGTCCCTGCGCTCAACGGCCTGGTCCACAACGCCGGCCTGATGCCCAAGGACCGCGTCCTCAGCCCGCAGGGTCATGAGGTGCAGCTGGCCACGCATGTGCTGGGTCCCCATCTGATGACCGAGCGGCTGCTCCCACTGCTGCGGGCGGCAGGCGGGGCGTCGGTGGTGTGGGTGTCCTCGGGCGGCATGTACGGCTCACCGCTGGTGGTCGACGATCTGGAGTTCCGGAGCGGCTACAACGGGGTCCGGGCCTACGCACGGACCAAGAAGATGCAGGTGGTGTTGGCCGACTCGTGGGCACGCCGGCTGGCCGGCACCGACATCCGGGTGGAGAGCATGCATCCCGGCTGGGTCGACACCCCCGGCGTGGCCGAGTACCTGCCGCGGTTTCGGATCCTCACCCGGCCGCTGCTGCGGGACGTGGCCGACGGCGCCGACACCGCGGTGTGGCTGGTCGCCACCCGGCCGGAGTCCACGCCGGGGCATTTCTGGCATGACCGCCGTCAGCGGCCGACCACATTCGGCTGGCAACGCCACGAGAATCCGGCCAAGGTGCGGCGCCTGCTCGAACAGGTCAGCCGGCTGACCGGGACGTCGGACGAGTGGACCGGCCTGCGGGCGTGA
- a CDS encoding cytochrome P450, with translation MTVESPPLSPRPYHPLDISAPDFWAADFATRDRTFAQLRAADGLSWHPPVSSVFPHSETGYWAITRHADIKYVSQHTDIFSSALGMSVDPLPAEIQQATSFFLAMDPPEHTLYRRLISATFTPKQVRRIEAQIQANATDIVDRLIDRLRDGEEIDFVTECSAKLPMRTVSDMIGIAPENQEAVAYAAESLFSATDDDYASFEERATHALTQIGILTSSGIELAQLRRREPHDDLMTNIVNAEVDGHQLTDIQIGSFMVLLASAGNDTTKQTTSHAFKALADNPGQKAWLMEDFDTRITPAVEEFIRWATPVLNFARHATADTELAGTKIKAGEKVALFYCSANRDDAVFDRPDEFDISRSPNPHFGFGGGGPHFCLGANLARTELRQLFHQLLTRLPDVQVGEPEYLHSNVIHGVKRLPVKLV, from the coding sequence ATGACCGTCGAAAGCCCACCGCTGTCCCCGCGGCCGTACCACCCGCTCGACATCTCGGCGCCGGACTTCTGGGCTGCCGACTTCGCCACCCGGGACCGTACGTTCGCGCAGCTGCGGGCCGCCGACGGGCTGTCGTGGCATCCGCCGGTGTCCTCGGTGTTCCCCCATTCGGAGACCGGGTACTGGGCGATCACCCGGCACGCCGACATCAAGTACGTCAGCCAGCACACCGACATCTTCAGCTCGGCGCTGGGCATGAGCGTCGACCCGCTGCCCGCCGAGATCCAACAGGCCACGAGCTTCTTCCTGGCGATGGATCCGCCGGAGCACACCCTGTATCGGCGGTTGATCAGTGCGACATTCACGCCCAAGCAGGTTCGCCGCATCGAGGCCCAGATCCAGGCCAACGCCACCGATATCGTCGACCGGCTGATCGACAGACTGCGTGACGGTGAGGAAATCGACTTCGTCACCGAATGCTCGGCCAAGCTCCCGATGCGGACGGTCTCGGACATGATCGGGATCGCCCCCGAAAACCAGGAGGCGGTAGCCTACGCGGCCGAAAGCCTGTTCAGCGCAACCGATGACGACTACGCCTCATTCGAAGAACGCGCCACCCATGCGCTCACCCAGATCGGGATCCTCACCAGCTCGGGTATCGAGCTGGCCCAGCTGCGCCGCCGCGAGCCGCACGACGATCTGATGACCAACATCGTCAACGCCGAGGTGGACGGCCACCAGCTCACCGACATCCAGATCGGGTCGTTCATGGTGCTGCTGGCCTCCGCCGGTAACGACACCACCAAGCAGACCACCTCCCATGCATTCAAGGCGCTCGCCGACAACCCCGGCCAAAAGGCTTGGCTGATGGAGGATTTCGACACTCGCATCACCCCCGCGGTCGAGGAGTTCATCCGCTGGGCCACTCCGGTGCTGAACTTCGCCCGCCATGCCACCGCCGACACCGAACTGGCCGGCACGAAGATCAAGGCCGGGGAGAAGGTCGCACTCTTCTACTGTTCGGCCAACCGCGACGACGCGGTGTTCGACCGGCCGGACGAGTTCGACATCTCCCGATCACCGAACCCGCACTTCGGTTTCGGTGGCGGCGGTCCGCACTTCTGCCTCGGCGCGAACCTCGCCAGGACCGAGCTGCGTCAGCTGTTCCACCAGCTGCTCACCCGGCTACCGGACGTTCAGGTCGGTGAGCCGGAGTACCTGCACAGCAACGTGATTCACGGCGTGAAGCGGCTACCGGTCAAGCTAGTGTGA